In Zingiber officinale cultivar Zhangliang chromosome 1A, Zo_v1.1, whole genome shotgun sequence, the DNA window GAAGCCAATGTAGTCCAGTTGGTTCAGTAGAGGAACTCTAGTTATACTGGATTTTTAACCTGTTCAACAAGAAAATATGGGACCCAGGCAGCAATTCGACCCCCCAAGGTCCTCTGAGTGTTCAAAAATACAAAAAAGAAAACATCAATTGACAAAATTCTAGGAATGCACGGACACAATTTATTCTAATCTTAAATCTTCAAATAGAAGCATTCTAGAGTTTTGGTCTGAAGTACGCCAATCCACACTGGTGACAGGAAAATAGAATAGGGCTTGTTAACGCATAGTGCCTCTGCATTAAGCAGCATGGTGAAAAACGCATCTGCTCCTGTCAATTTGAAGAATCACACTACATGCAAACACCCAGGTGAATAAATGATTTCGAATGTATTAGTAGTCATATCCTTACAATGTACTACTCAAGCATAAAATTGCTAAGTGAAACCTTATGTTAACTCAATACAAAACATTGTGATAACAGCATTGACTGCACCCTGTGCCTCATTATTACATGGATAATGTCACATAAGTGAAAGATAACTACAACTCCTAGGAATCGACCTTCCACAAAATAAACACAGCTTAATCTTGAACATTTTTATTGCACACTTTGCATGGAGCAAAAATGATGTTGTGATCCTAACATCATTAACTCCTTATTTTATTTGCACATCAACAAGATTTCCCCAAGGATccttcatatttaatttttgttagcGTTGGATGTAACTATACAAAATAATAGTACATTGTCAGATGTCGGATTTCTGATAAGTTGCCTGAATTGCAGTTGGAGCAATTTGTAAATTCATAAGTGATGAAATCCTTGTTAGCCAAAGTGACTGACACTGCCCACAAGATAATATGTAATTCGGTGAACATTAATTTATGTTCTTGGTGAACTTTAACATTTTATCCAATGCTCTAATGCACAGAAAACCTAAAGTCTAATCAATATCAGCGCAAACAATTGTTCAACCAAAGCAAAGCAACTAAAGCACTTTTGCTATATGCAAACAAATTGAGTCATATAGATTAGCATGGCCACATACCATCATGACGCACACAGATCTCTGGTACATTTTTCACCTGGCCAGTGATACCGTCATTGTATACTCTAGTTTCAATGTCTCCCTCGATGAAGACAGAAGAACTGAAATGAGGCACCAAAGCATAGCAGCCCCACAAGAAGGATAATTGTTAGCATAATAATATCCACTGTGGTGAAAAAAAAACCAAAGGCACTATACTCAAGAAACTGCAACGAGAAAATTTATTGTGAAAGAAGGCAAGGGATGAAATACTTCTTTATTAATTTTTGAACAGAAAAAGCCCCAAGTTGCTCATTGTGAACAGCAATCCGATGCCACTGAGCTGGTTTTGGCAAATGCTCATTTCCACTGATCCTTTGGTCATACATACCGCCTGTTCCAACAGTAAATATGGTCACTGTCCTCCCATTTCTTAATATCTTCTGTAAAGGAGCCTGACCAACTTTGCCACAAAGAATTGCCTAAATGAAAGACACATCAGCGTGGATTtccaaaaaaaatagtaataacaaaTTGCATGCACCTGTGATAGAAATGGAGAAATATCCAAAGTGACTCTACCTTATGCACTCCTCTAAAGTTCCAGCCCTTATTGGGGTctacactttgtggttccaaatCTTTCTTCTCTTCAGCAAAATCATCCTCGATTTTGTTAGTCTCTTCACCATCATTGAAAGATATAGTTGAGAAACATGTTCGTCGACCTTGATATAGAAATACAAACATGAAAGATTTATAGTAAGATAAAGAAAAGACAAATCTGCTACTTCAGCTCAGAATATGAAAGCAAGAATAATTGTCATAGGTTCTTTTCAAGGCACCATAATCATCACCCCcaactaaaataataatttaccagTTGGGGAAAACAGAAACAGAACAACTAACATCAGAATTTGTTGACCATATAAAAGCCATAGCAGGAATCTTCTGACAGAGGATCTTACATAGGGGAAACCTCGGCTGTGAAAAATTTCCCTTCAAATGCTCCAGAACTCCCAACCTCAAAAATCTCAGCTTCATAATTGAGCTCAGGGCAACTACAGAGATGGTAAACAAAATGATCAATATTCAAAGGCATGCATGCAAGATCCATCTCAGCAATTTCAACATGCATAGATTTGTCACTCTAGCTAGTAAACAATAGTTAGAAATATAAAAAAGAAACCTAATAGATATACTAATAAGCACAAGTATTAATATTACAGAATTCAAGGCATATGAAGATGGCTTACAATTGAGCCTCTGCCAATGTGATACGTGAGCACACATATGCAATCCATATcaaaagaataaagatgaatttaAGAAAGTAATATTATTATGTGAACAAAATACACAAGTTTGCTTCAAGTACGTTATATTTCCAAATTATCAACGTATTCACATGGTTAGCAGAAATCTAgggggaaaaaaatatttttttcaccaATTTAAATATCATTACTAAAGATCATGAAGATAGAAATTTAAGTAACAGAAGCTGACTATTACGCACCACTTCACAGAAACatttaaatccaaaaaaaaaaaacatagcatAATATATGTCATCACTCATGGAAGAATACAGAATCACCGTCATGGAATTTCATTGGAACTCTACAAGCATGCGGCATGCACGCTGCTTCATCATTTTGACCGAAAGGAAGGAACAAGCAGAGTGGTCGAGAGGGGCATACCCAGCGCTAGGAGTCGCtaaggaggatgaggatgaacgCTGGTTCACTGCGTCGCGGCGGCGGGAGAAGCCGAGAAGCGTGAGAGAGCTCGGTAGTGTTTTAGGGTTTATGATACACATTTTGAACGTCGGAGGCAGCTCACTTGAGCATTTGCAATTTGATTCGAATATTATACGCAATATAAAATACCTCCTATTTTCTTCGTCTTTAATTTATTTGGGTATTTTCCAAGATAAAAGTTAATTTCAGGACCAAATTGCAAGAGAGGGCCATGTAAGAGAGGTAACTTTCTAGGTTACGACTTGCGAGTCCATAAGTCCAATTAGAGGCTCTTCGTTCAAATCAGAAGTCCAATTTGAGAGGTAACTTTCTAGGTTACGAGTCTTATGACATGTAAATTAAATCAATCCTactctctttttaaaattctaaattaggtttcttttctttgtttaaCTTTACAAGTAAAAGATAGAGTCTAATTATCATATTTGTGGTGAAGTGAGCTGGTTCCTTATCAAATCTCACACCCTGCCAAATTTCAATATCTAATCCAAATTGAACTCCCATAAAAGGGTCCAACAGAAATGAAATCACGAATGCTTGTGTTGAACTCTTCATTCTCAATGTGCATGCCAATTGCCAAATAATGAAGTGAAGTAGACACAACACGATGTCATTTTCCTAAAGACATTCAAGAAGAGTTCCTTCCATACGACTCAAAGATGTCTACCACTCTGTTAAAGCAATCCACACAAACTCGAAACCAAGCTTGTTCTAAGGTGCATATGTTCATCTCTTGATAGTAACATCCAGTTTGTCACTGAATGGGCAGGGCACGACTAGTGAACATAAATTTCCCTGTTTTGTTCATAGCCAAAGAAGAACCATGGATATTGATGTGGCAGGGACCTA includes these proteins:
- the LOC122014889 gene encoding single-stranded DNA-binding protein, mitochondrial-like, whose product is MKLRFLRLGVLEHLKGNFSQPRFPLCRRTCFSTISFNDGEETNKIEDDFAEEKKDLEPQSVDPNKGWNFRGVHKAILCGKVGQAPLQKILRNGRTVTIFTVGTGGMYDQRISGNEHLPKPAQWHRIAVHNEQLGAFSVQKLIKNSSVFIEGDIETRVYNDGITGQVKNVPEICVRHDGKIRLIKSGDATASISLEGLRDGLF